In the Zingiber officinale cultivar Zhangliang chromosome 5A, Zo_v1.1, whole genome shotgun sequence genome, ctccaatcagatagggacaacaataactctacatcaggctatgtgtttactctaagaggtagagccattgcatggaggagtgttaagcaaaaatgtgtatcggactcaaccatggaagctgagtatgtggcagcctctgaggaaggcaaagaagttgtatgactcaggaactttctaatggacttagatgtgattcctggtttgcccaaaatcatcataatttattgtgataatagtggtgcagttgcaaactcgaaggaaccacgagccgataaggcaagtaaacatatagagcgcaagtaccacctgatacgagacatcgtcaagcgaggagaaattgtcgtcgccaagattacatcagcggataacctggcagatcctttcactaaggcccttccggtgaaagcttttgatcggcatgtggaggggatgggaatcagatgtatggcaacagatatggcagcttagtcttttagtataagtgggagattgttagagtgtatactaaaagtctagcttttgtaaacatttatttttgaaataaaggaattacattggtcaatatctacatttatttgttaaatgtaatttgttcaattaatttatattatagataacatggtgtatggtgtcacacacaaaagatcatgttatcggttatttataaattataaacagttattcgcgactaagatggaaaggaacaaaccattggaatagtcatagtgtaattaaatattagtttatcttgactaataaattacactagtacactctaagtgtattgagtaggatcatttttaggtaagttctttttgtactgactttataaaagaactagaccttggttattatggaaatgtgtactcttaatcctaatataataataagcacatatatttagtatttatttctttaacttatcaaagggtgagatttagctcgataaatcaataggcctgataagttgggaaatgatactacttatagtgtgtgttgttgattatagaaggaatctatgtcttagttatctaggttgagaatgtccccaagaggagctcataaggattgtcatgttaaaccctgcaggtggacttagttcgacatgacgatgaagttgagtggtactactctcggagatagatattaatttagtgagttgtcagtaacttacttaattagtggacatttgttatcttaaacacagggagactaatacactcatgataagaaggagcccataatgtaatttgggattggtgtggtagtgtgataataactctctagtggaatgagttattatcgatgaacttgagttgtgtgttcagggcgagcacgggatacccaagctcatcggaaggtcaaaatcaatttctcctctaggtccctgtcgtagcctcattatagcctcaagttcatccaaatgtaaggctcttcttgatgtccaagaagtgggtcggtccaatacttggtgaccaagcaagggccgaccacaaccTCTTCTAtaagggccgaccctttgcttggtgaccaagcatgaaggggccggccacaataattcaaaaagggagggttgttttgaatttttaaaatcttctctttgtagaaaactataagttttaaaagagagattttaatttttaaaactttccttatttgaattaggccacatgttttaatagagagttttaaaactttccttttttaaccatcctcatggtttaagaaaaaaggaagataagttttaaaattaaaattttctatcatcatgttaaaaaaggaaattttataagagaagttttaaattttaaaatatggttttaatttttagaaactttacttttttaactcccactttaggaaattaggagagagcttgtaaaattttataatagcttataaaattttattaaaaatttattttgccttttttctcttgatgaggtggtcggccaccttgcttggtgcccagcaaggggtcggccataattaaaataaaaaaaatcatcacaaaattaatgttggtgattgattcaattaagaggaaagaaaaggaaaaactagaggatgattttatttttttgtaaaaagtttttccttatttgccttgggcaaataatataaaagaaggggtgaggaggcctcatgagatacaatttttattctcttgcttggagaacctcaagtggtcagccctccctctcccttctctttcccttttgctctcttctccttggtggtagtggtggccggattttagaagaagaggaagaaacttttaggtggtgttcatcttggaggatcgtcgcctacacgacgtccaaggcgaggcgaggaatacagcagaagatctcgaggtcattagcttacaaagagaagttataactagtaattttcttccgcatcatactagttattttctttgtaagaattctaaatacaagaggcaattagatctagtttttcgagtttgtgttttcttctttttcgaatttgtgattcgattgttatttttggttaacctatagttatttaaggaaattaaatattagttttccttaaaaggctttgtctaggcggtggtggttgctcccatatccaagaaggtcatgtgcctcgtcatgcagtcctggaagccaattttagaaattaatatttaatggaattaataacataagtggatttgaatcaataacgttaagttccgcttacgattcaaatctaaaccattaagaacaaataagttaaatttggaatcgataatgttaagttccgtctgcgattcctaatttaacttctaaagaacacaataggttatttaaggaaaggttcgacacttgtacaaaaaaaaatttatacagtgaaaccggtacgttttcctaggactaactaacaGTTGAGTCATTTTATAATGGAGATGACatgttttttgataaaaaaaaaataaaatggggGCGAGCGTCATCTTGATGATTTCAAAAATAAAGGGtgctcttttgattttttttttttttatcgtaaATAGTATTAATTAAAACCTAATGTTGGActgattttgtaaaaaaaaaaaattaaggataatAAAGTAAGATTAGATAttcttttgatatatttttttattataataaaatatgattatgtTCCTTTCATACGTTCCTTATAGTCCATTTCTAAATTATATGATTGGAGGTAAATTATGATCACATTCTTCAATTTGTCATCCCTAATCTAGGGACTTACTATGAGAGACGTATGAAATGAGATAGCATTTCATACATTCCTCAATCCCTAAATTATGTGAATGAAGATAAATTATGATCACATCCCTTAATTTGTCATCCCTAATCTAGGGACTGAATATGAGAGGCATATGGAATGATTTACCTTATTTTATATGTCCCTAGTAGTTGGCCCCTAGATTAGCGATAACAAATTAagattatatattattttgatatttttttgtttattataCTAAAATATCATTATACTTATTTCATATATATTTCACAGTCCATTCTTGAAAAGATAAATTACGGAATCAATTATACTGAACTATCAAGTTAGTCAAGGGGTGAGAGGGATTTGTTCTGCTAGGTATATACCAGTCGGAAATACATTGTCCCATGTAACAAGTTTGTGACGCCAAAATATATGGTGTCCTTATTTTTGTGAGCTTAATTCGATCAAATCATAGAGATCCTCTCCCGTCCCACGGAATAACATTATAAATTaccaattattttttaaaaaaaataataataataatcttagttaacctgatttttttttttgaaatgatCGATCTGACCTCACGGAAATTTTCTAACGACTATTCAAATAAATTCGGAAGTACACGTAGCACCAATTTAAAAGTCCAATATTTTTTGATTATatctcatttgaaaaaaaaaaaatatttacaaatatatCAGTTGGGGGCACCATACCGGGGACAAATCAATCCCGTCCAAAGTTTCTTCTCTTCAGATCTTAGGACTTAGGAGCGGGGTCAGATTGAATGGACGGTCATGATGCTGGGATTGCAGCATTGCTGTGAAATTTGGTCGCCAGAGAAGATCCCGTCCAAGGTTTTTTCTCTTACCGTTAGAATAGAATCGGACATCGACCGGCGTTTCCTCTCGAAATTGAGATTTCGAGATCTATGACGAAGTGGTAGAGGAAGGAAGTTGCTTATCGCTGTCGTCGGTCCGAATCCGTCATCATGATCAGCGGAGGCCTCCTCAAGATCTACCCCTCTGAGCTAAAATTGCCTTGtaatttctctttctttcttttatttccttcgtCAAAACTTCGATTCCGattggaatctgagtcagatctCTCTGCTGTGACTAGATTCGACCTTCTCTGTTTTCCCCTAATGCCTATGGGCATAGAATTGTTTTTTGGGGGTATTATTGATGGGAAAGTTTCTCTTGGTTTCATCGTTTTCTTGATTCTGATGGTGTTTGTTTGCGTGCCATCGGCGGCGATCATTGTTTCACGAAGTCGAGGTGAAAAGGCAGAGCTCTTGTAGCATGCAGTTGACCAACAAAACAGATCATTATGTTGCTTTTAAGGTATATTTTGTTCTTCAAAATTGACTCTTTTCTGCGCTTATCATCACAAATTTTAGTCTTTCGGAGAGTTTGTTGCTTCGACTAAATATTTATGTTTGGGTGGATTCCTTACGATTCTTAGGTTAAAACAACTAGTCCAAAGAAGTACAGTGTGCGACCAAACATGGGAATTGTCCAGCCGAGATCATCAGTTAGCATAATAGGTGAAATCCTCCTAAAATATGAATCTAATTGGCATTTCTCCCCTTTTGTATCTGAAGCTATTTTTGCTGTTTATACTCTCTGCTAGTGACAATGCAAGCTCAGAAGGAGGTTCCACCCGATCTGCAGTGCAAAGATAAGTTCCTAATTCAAAGTGTTGCTACAGATGATGGAACCACAACCAAGGACATAACCACTGAAATGGTACTGTTCGTGGTGATGTTACTTGTTTTTTCTTCCAAGGCTTATTTCTGAATCCTGGATGTCTGAGAATTGATGACCTCATTCGAATTTTAGTTCAATAAAGTACCTGGTAAAGTTGTTGAGGAGTTTAAGCTACGCGCCATTTATATACCTGCCAATCCTCCCTCTCCAGTTCCTGAGGAATCAGAGGAAGGAGGTTCTCCACATTCTTCCATGTTAGACAATGAAGTTCAGAGTTCAACATTATTTGATGCAGTAAGTTGACATTAAAGTCATTTAATCAACTTTGGGATCCCACACTATCCCTTTTGCTTTAGCCATCTTGTTGGCTTGGGTATTAATAGTAACAGTGAAAATAATTTCAGGCATCAAGATCATTGGAAGAATCTTCTAGAGAGAATGAGGTAACTTTGAGATTCTTATATTCTACTTTTAGGTAATTTTGAGGTACTTTTTAGATAGATGAGATGATTCATTAGTTATTTCATGGTATGCTACCATTTAGTGCTTTGCTATGGAGTAAATTAAGGATGCTTTTGTGTGCGACTTCCCATTTATCCTTTTGGAAAAAAGATGTTAGCAAACAACTGCTCCCCCAATGTATATATTAACTGGTAAAAGTTATATCAATGCACTATAGCTGCCAGTGCAATACAATGTTTCAAACCCTCATATCCTAAACTTGCATCTGTGGAGAGTGGAGACAACAATAGATGGAAAGGCACACTCGGAAACAAAGAGGGAGCAGATCTTGAACAATAACACAGGACAACCAAGAAAAAGATAGCATCAGCAAATATTTTCAGCTAAAAAGGAAATGGCTGTATTATAACTGCCTCTGCTTTCTACTTCTTCAAATTCATATATGTTTAATGTGAAATGACTATATTATATCTGTCAAACAGATATGTTCTTCATAACATAGAGATCTGATCTGGATCTCAGGGAAATTGAATGAAGATAAGACTTTAGtgatatttgtcatttttatgAACAATAACAAAAAGAGCTAAGGGAAGTAGGAGTTACAAAAAAATATTCAGTGAGATGTTACTAAATTGCTAGTTATGAAAGTCAAGGGAGATAATAGTTAAGTTTGAATAGCATTCATGATAGAAAATGATGCATTTCAAGATTTGACTCGCGATACATTAGAAGCCATATGCCAAACTGTCTTACACCAACAGTTTGGGGGCTGCTACATGGATCTCATCTTTGCATTAACCTTTATGCAAGGTTGTACCATTGGTACcgtctcattttttttctttaatatcCCATTTCCATCACTTTTGCAACTCAAATCAATTCAATTGGTCTACCTGTAGATTTTATTGGTCATCAGTAGATCTAATTGATTTAACTCTAAAACTTATCTAACATAATTCTACTCCAATATTATCTGTAGACAAGTAGATGAATTCCCTTCTTTATCTCCTTTTGTGTGTTAACTATTATGAATCTAACTCTGTAGGCGGAAATGCTAGCTCAAAAGCTGACCGAGGAGAAGGAATATGCACTTCAACAAAATCAGAAATTACGACAAGAGTTGGTATGCTTTTCCTTTTCTCTGATTCATACCTGATATTCTCTAGTACCTTATAATATTCAAATTTTTCTTGGGTTCTGgttcagcttttagattttacTACAAAGAGATACAAGACTTTGTGATTAACACGTTTTTTTATTTGTTCAAGTTATATTTGTTGATTTTTCAGGGTTTTCTTAGAAAGGTGCTACTTGAATTCTTTATCATTAACCCTTGTTTATCccaattaactaagtttgacTACATGAATTTTATTACTTCATCGAGCTTAACGGAGCTCTATGCAATTTTAGTCAGTACTATATTCAAATCAATCAAATAAGTTTTTATTGTACTGGCTTAACTTTTCTTTGATTTTCAGCTTCCCTTGCACATTCCACTAATTGATTCAACTTTTCTAACTTTAGGATAAATAGTTTGAAACCTTATGTCATGCCAAGTGGCATTGGCCAAATCACGCTTTATCATATGTCAAAATATAATGAGTATATGCACGACATGTTACTATAAAAGTTCAGATCAATTATCTAATTACCGGAGTCTTTTTTTGACAAATAAAGAAACCAAGTGCAAGAATTAATTGAGtaaaaagtattaaaatttcattttatatATTCTACTTTAGTTCTATCTCTGAATTCAAAGtgtaaattatttcaaaattgatagaattgaaagtgtaaattatttcaaaattgataGTCTGGCAATTACCTTAGTGATTACTTGAAACTGCCATATCAGACAAAATGGTTGATAGTAACTATTGACGTGATGAGGTCATTAAATAGGGTTGTCCTTATTGTGCCAATAGGGTTGTCCTTGTGCCAGCAATTCATTGTCCACATGGCTCTTTCCCTATTAAAAGAGACTGGTTGGTTGTGTTGGTATATAAGGTCTATTAATATTTGCCATGATTTTGCTGACAGAGA is a window encoding:
- the LOC121980715 gene encoding vesicle-associated protein 1-3-like; this encodes MISGGLLKIYPSELKLPFEVKRQSSCSMQLTNKTDHYVAFKVKTTSPKKYSVRPNMGIVQPRSSVSIIVTMQAQKEVPPDLQCKDKFLIQSVATDDGTTTKDITTEMFNKVPGKVVEEFKLRAIYIPANPPSPVPEESEEGGSPHSSMLDNEVQSSTLFDAASRSLEESSRENEAEMLAQKLTEEKEYALQQNQKLRQELELLRKQQNRGGFSISFVAVVAFLCIIIGYLFRST